One genomic segment of Candidatus Fukatsuia endosymbiont of Tuberolachnus salignus includes these proteins:
- a CDS encoding replication protein, which translates to MSNIAYINFGPQSAREERLVADTDNGYTRLANELYEQVNFVDLNRNELKVIHTIIRKTYGFNKKSDRISDSQIAEKTNLSRQAVNFAKNSLLRMHVLLMDGNRIGINKVLSEWDIRECHRKSDSVRKTMTKVVTETMKNLSQFHGHTKDIITKDKKDNTKIVPAIPKNVAKKINKATQQPSGFTPSEKHTALANALGVNLLSEFAAFVDYHASKGSKFKDWDAALNTWLRNAVKFGVKPRSVSQRMTENFNEKHYGVSDIPAWME; encoded by the coding sequence ATGAGTAATATCGCTTATATCAATTTTGGCCCACAGTCGGCTCGTGAAGAGCGTCTCGTGGCTGATACCGATAATGGTTATACCCGTTTGGCTAATGAGCTGTACGAACAGGTCAACTTTGTCGATTTAAATCGCAATGAGTTGAAAGTGATTCATACGATTATTCGAAAAACTTACGGTTTTAATAAAAAATCTGATCGAATATCTGACAGTCAAATCGCAGAGAAAACAAATCTGTCGCGTCAGGCGGTAAATTTTGCAAAAAATTCATTACTACGGATGCATGTTTTGTTGATGGATGGTAACCGGATTGGCATCAATAAAGTGCTATCAGAATGGGACATCCGTGAATGTCATAGGAAGTCTGACAGTGTCAGAAAAACCATGACAAAAGTTGTCACAGAAACCATGAAAAACTTGTCGCAGTTTCACGGGCATACAAAAGACATTATTACAAAAGACAAAAAAGACAATACAAAGATTGTGCCTGCAATACCAAAAAACGTTGCCAAAAAAATTAACAAAGCCACGCAACAACCCTCAGGGTTTACTCCTTCTGAAAAACACACCGCGTTGGCCAATGCACTGGGCGTCAACCTGCTCAGTGAATTTGCTGCGTTTGTGGATTACCACGCCTCGAAAGGGTCAAAGTTCAAAGATTGGGATGCCGCCTTAAACACCTGGCTCAGAAACGCAGTGAAGTTCGGCGTTAAACCGCGTTCTGTATCCCAACGGATGACTGAAAATTTTAATGAAAAACACTATGGTGTCTCGGATATACCGGCTTGGATGGAGTGA
- a CDS encoding transcriptional regulator: protein MRLKEYLDSLEPGGHKVFAKKLRVSPSFLSQMASGTASISPARCVEIELITEGTVTRRDLRIDWVSIWPELQVA from the coding sequence ATGAGACTAAAGGAATATCTAGACTCCCTTGAGCCTGGTGGACATAAAGTATTTGCGAAAAAGTTAAGGGTATCTCCTTCATTTTTATCGCAAATGGCTTCTGGAACTGCATCAATTTCACCGGCAAGGTGTGTTGAGATAGAACTGATTACCGAAGGCACTGTTACTCGTCGTGATTTACGTATTGATTGGGTTTCAATATGGCCTGAATTACAAGTGGCCTAA
- a CDS encoding ATP-binding protein, with protein sequence MKTECHTLVEGWPPSHFLTTLCELELTHRETARLKRYLQESKLPTGKTLHSFSLQVFPSLNGAQVGPLCNSSDWLDECHNVLLFGPSRVGRTPLAAAIVDGNVRQGIRARFYSATA encoded by the coding sequence ATGAAAACCGAGTGTCACACGTTGGTAGAAGGCTGGCCCCCGTCTCATTTTCTCACCACGTTATGTGAGTTGGAACTCACTCACCGTGAGACAGCGCGGCTTAAACGCTATCTGCAGGAGTCAAAATTACCCACAGGCAAAACGTTGCACAGCTTCAGCCTGCAGGTATTCCCCTCACTCAACGGAGCACAAGTGGGGCCATTGTGCAACAGCAGTGACTGGCTAGATGAGTGCCATAATGTGCTGCTTTTTGGGCCGAGCAGGGTGGGCAGAACGCCTCTGGCAGCCGCGATTGTCGACGGGAACGTTCGTCAGGGAATACGTGCCAGGTTTTACAGTGCTACCGCATGA
- the tnpA gene encoding IS200/IS605 family transposase: MKDYQSLSHTKWDCKYHIVFIPKGRKKTIFGEIRKHLGEMFHELASQKECKIIEGHLMIDHIHICISIPPKYSVSYVMGYLKGKSAISIVRRFMGKVRNYSGENFWARGYFVSTVGLNEELIRAYIRYQEKQDNHYEQLKLRM, encoded by the coding sequence ATGAAAGATTACCAGAGTCTTAGCCATACGAAATGGGATTGTAAGTATCACATTGTTTTTATCCCGAAAGGCCGTAAAAAAACAATATTTGGTGAAATTAGAAAGCATCTCGGTGAGATGTTTCACGAGTTAGCAAGTCAGAAGGAATGCAAAATTATTGAAGGACATTTGATGATTGATCATATCCATATTTGCATAAGTATTCCGCCGAAATATTCAGTGTCATATGTAATGGGTTATCTAAAAGGAAAAAGTGCAATCTCAATCGTACGACGGTTTATGGGTAAAGTCCGGAATTATAGTGGTGAGAATTTTTGGGCTAGAGGTTACTTTGTATCTACAGTGGGTTTGAACGAAGAGCTGATACGAGCTTACATTCGATACCAAGAAAAACAAGACAATCATTATGAACAATTGAAGCTTAGGATGTAA
- a CDS encoding IS5 family transposase (programmed frameshift) has protein sequence MKYEQIKVLEEEKFRRLTGVKRSTFEKMIKILNEADKCKQGKGGRKPKLGLEDRSLMALEYLREYRTYFHVSRSDGVSESTCYETIKWIENTLIKHPDFALPGRKALLKSDREYELVLIDATETPIERPKKKQKQFYSGKKKRPTLKTQVIVDKKSKAVICTSFTHGRRHDFRLFKESGVRIHPEIKTVTDTGYQGLGKIHSNSALPKKKTKKNPLTKEDKRNNRELSSQRVLNENVIGMIKRFKIVSDRYRNRRKRFGLRVNIPRQSRGL, from the exons ATGAAATATGAACAAATAAAGGTATTGGAAGAGGAAAAATTTCGGCGCTTAACCGGAGTTAAACGCAGTACATTTGAAAAGATGATAAAGATATTGAATGAAGCAGATAAATGTAAGCAAGGGAAAGGAGGTCGGAAACCCAAGCTGGGTTTAGAAGATCGCTCATTAATGGCCCTTGAGTATCTACGGGAATATCGCACTTATTTTCATGTTAGCCGAAGCGATGGGGTGAGTGAGAGCACCTGCTATGAAACGATTAAATGGATAGAAAATACGCTAATAAAGCATCCTGATTTTGCACTCCCTGGACGCAAAGCTTTATTAAAAAGTGATAGGGAGTATGAGCTCGTTCTTATTGATGCCACAGAAACGCCGATTGAACGTCCCA AAAAAAAACAAAAGCAGTTTTACTCAGGAAAAAAGAAACGACCCACCTTAAAAACCCAAGTGATCGTCGATAAAAAAAGCAAAGCAGTCATCTGTACAAGCTTTACTCATGGGAGGCGTCATGATTTTAGGTTGTTCAAAGAGTCTGGCGTGCGAATACATCCTGAAATCAAAACAGTGACAGATACAGGTTACCAAGGGCTTGGCAAGATCCATTCAAACTCGGCGTTGCCTAAGAAAAAGACAAAGAAAAATCCCTTAACAAAAGAAGATAAACGCAACAATCGTGAGTTATCAAGCCAGCGTGTATTAAACGAAAATGTCATTGGTATGATTAAACGATTTAAAATCGTATCAGATCGTTATCGAAACAGGCGAAAACGTTTTGGATTACGAGTAAATATCCCCCGGCAAAGCCGGGGGCTTTAA
- a CDS encoding transcriptional regulator: MATFDITQFPELREVFPELTPAQFETGLLFSLGVSQKNIALLRSVSYPVVKKTLAQAKSKFEPYSLYGLFTVFHVRLVLFALQECKQRE, translated from the coding sequence ATGGCTACTTTCGATATTACTCAATTTCCCGAATTACGGGAAGTCTTTCCTGAATTAACTCCAGCCCAATTTGAAACAGGATTACTTTTTTCATTAGGCGTGTCTCAAAAAAACATTGCTTTGTTACGTTCAGTATCATACCCCGTGGTAAAAAAAACGTTAGCTCAGGCAAAGAGCAAATTTGAGCCCTATTCACTCTATGGTCTTTTCACTGTGTTTCATGTACGTCTTGTACTCTTCGCATTACAGGAATGTAAACAGCGCGAATAG
- a CDS encoding helix-turn-helix transcriptional regulator, with the protein MRTDNNAQYTTDEISKQLILLCENSADPWGIKDNESRYLYANKAWFELLNLPANFSLKGRLGSDIPHLTAKFACYFQEHDRQVRETQQSLSSLDIYPYGRKQIVQPYICEKSPLYNEAGKCIGIIFHSRKCAFFSALQCINGELPHLPVFHPTKKLFSKKELEVIFFALYSLSAKEIAKKLHLSHRTIENTLQKIYRKAGIHFLNQLITFCKTKGLDNYIPPQFLPIGSQPIGLGVKSLS; encoded by the coding sequence ATGAGAACGGATAATAACGCACAATATACGACGGATGAGATATCAAAACAGCTTATATTGCTGTGCGAAAATAGCGCTGATCCCTGGGGCATTAAAGATAATGAATCACGCTACTTGTATGCTAATAAAGCCTGGTTTGAACTATTGAATCTTCCCGCTAATTTTAGCCTCAAAGGTCGGTTGGGCAGTGATATCCCGCACCTTACCGCAAAGTTTGCCTGTTATTTTCAGGAGCATGACCGCCAAGTCCGTGAAACGCAACAAAGTCTCTCTTCACTGGATATTTATCCCTATGGGCGTAAGCAAATAGTTCAACCTTATATTTGTGAAAAATCCCCGCTTTATAATGAAGCGGGGAAATGTATAGGGATTATTTTCCATAGCAGAAAATGCGCTTTCTTTTCTGCGTTGCAATGCATTAATGGAGAGCTACCTCATTTACCGGTTTTTCATCCAACAAAAAAATTGTTTTCTAAAAAAGAACTTGAGGTGATATTTTTTGCTTTATATTCTCTGAGTGCTAAAGAGATAGCCAAAAAACTACATCTTTCTCACCGAACCATAGAAAACACATTACAAAAAATATATCGAAAAGCAGGAATCCATTTTTTAAATCAATTAATCACATTTTGCAAAACAAAAGGTTTAGATAACTACATCCCACCCCAATTTCTCCCTATAGGTAGTCAACCGATTGGCTTGGGTGTTAAAAGCCTATCCTAA
- a CDS encoding pyocin activator PrtN family protein: MNTMFLLMAEFETSTIPLSSIAERYLGMKPSTADKKAGAGDLPIPTFRMGNTQKAPRMVHVNDLAAFIDKRRKEAKKEFEHCK, from the coding sequence ATGAATACTATGTTTCTGTTAATGGCTGAATTCGAAACATCAACAATCCCACTTTCCAGTATTGCTGAGCGCTATCTTGGCATGAAACCATCTACCGCGGATAAGAAAGCCGGCGCCGGTGATCTGCCAATACCTACTTTTCGCATGGGAAATACACAAAAAGCGCCTAGAATGGTACACGTTAATGATTTAGCAGCTTTTATTGACAAACGCAGAAAAGAAGCCAAAAAAGAATTTGAACACTGTAAATAA
- a CDS encoding HigA family addiction module antitoxin: MRMANPAYPGEIIAETLEDMHVSLRQFAKAMDIAPSTASRLLSGQTTVTPEMALRLSAVVGSTPETWLKIQTNYSLHEARQKTDISHLHKLAFA, encoded by the coding sequence ATGAGAATGGCTAACCCTGCCTACCCTGGCGAAATTATTGCAGAAACGCTGGAAGACATGCATGTGAGTCTCCGACAGTTCGCAAAAGCAATGGATATAGCACCGTCAACGGCCAGTCGGTTACTATCTGGTCAAACCACAGTCACGCCGGAAATGGCATTGAGACTGTCAGCCGTTGTTGGCAGCACCCCTGAAACCTGGTTAAAAATACAGACAAATTACAGTTTGCATGAAGCCAGACAAAAAACAGACATCAGCCATTTGCACAAACTGGCTTTTGCCTGA
- a CDS encoding type II toxin-antitoxin system RelE/ParE family toxin yields the protein MDNVMIKSFEHKGLKKFFLKDDSSGIEQKLVNRIKTRLTVIDAASCTDGIDMPGYDLHQLNGDRKDIWSISVSGNWCITFRFIDGDAKILNLEDYH from the coding sequence ATGGATAATGTCATGATAAAAAGCTTTGAGCATAAGGGGTTGAAAAAGTTTTTCCTCAAAGACGATAGTAGTGGCATTGAGCAGAAATTGGTTAACCGTATAAAAACACGGCTTACCGTAATTGACGCCGCTAGCTGCACAGACGGAATCGACATGCCTGGCTACGATCTGCATCAGCTTAACGGTGATCGTAAAGACATCTGGTCAATTAGTGTTTCCGGTAACTGGTGTATTACTTTCAGATTTATTGATGGTGATGCAAAAATTCTCAACTTGGAGGATTATCACTAA
- a CDS encoding VOC family protein: MVTVSPKPNLQLVYVSDIERSTVFYKTIFNSEPVFSSPRYVAFAAVDSGKALFAIWTGGTTPDAAIPRFSEIGIMLPSNEEVDHLFEEWQKNPHIKIVKKPYIEVFGRTFLVEDPDGHIIRVSPLD; encoded by the coding sequence ATGGTAACGGTGTCCCCTAAACCCAACCTGCAGCTTGTCTACGTCTCTGATATCGAACGTTCGACAGTATTCTACAAAACAATTTTTAATTCGGAGCCCGTGTTTTCGAGTCCGCGCTATGTGGCATTTGCTGCCGTCGACAGTGGTAAAGCACTGTTTGCCATTTGGACGGGTGGAACAACCCCAGATGCTGCTATTCCTCGATTCTCTGAGATCGGCATTATGTTGCCTTCTAACGAAGAGGTAGATCACCTCTTTGAAGAATGGCAAAAGAACCCCCATATTAAGATCGTGAAGAAACCCTACATTGAAGTCTTTGGTCGTACTTTTCTCGTTGAAGACCCTGACGGTCATATTATTCGAGTATCTCCGTTGGATTAA